CCTCTCAGTTCTGGCTGCTTTTCACATCAACATTAACTGCAGTCAACACAACAGTCAGTCTTTGAGTAGatgtcagaaaataacacaaagagcAGCTATCTGGAGGCTGGAAGTTGCTGTAATTGATATTTTCTGTAGCTTTACACTGagttttagctcattgtttctttcttttggtaaagcaggctgctgttttcaATGAGAAAGATCTAAAAACCAACTGTGCACTACTCCTGACCAACACCAATtagcagacagagaaagttGGCCACTAGCTGTTGGCCATAGTAGAGTATTAGCAGCTAAAGCGACAGATAGTTCCctgaggagttggtggagaacaaaaacagagctaaaatagAGCAAATATTGGGCTTCCGTGCATCAGGTGGACTCCAAATTAttgttaatgttgctctgtaacttCTGGATATGTAAATAAGCAACCGTTTGTGAATTAAGTCGACATATGACGATGTTATGTCAGTGTGTTCACAActtattttcacagctttaaGTGGCAATCACTTAGTGAAGCCTCATTGAATGTGTTCAGTAACATCTACTGTATGattatttgtattaaaaacaAACCTGTCAGACGTAAGGTTGGTTTTACAGTGACTGACTCCACTGTGATATGGGCTTAGCAGGACGTCTCAGTTTGTTTACACTGATATGTAATAAGGTGGTGTCATGGCAACAGTGCAGTAAGACTGTTGCCGCAGAAGATGGCAGCAAACACTCTTTGTGACCAGTGGACCCACTCGACACCCACAGCTACTACTAATGTTATTATCATCAACCACATTTCTATTATCAGTATATCATATAGTTATAGTATCTAGCTACTTTTTAATAGTCATCTATTATCATTGTGATTCTATTATTACTTACAAATGCTGCATTATTAGTCTTGTTTCTAGTATTATTGTAGTTGTTATTGATATTACTATTGTTGActtgcatctctctctctctcaacccaCCAGGTTGAGGTAGATGGTCGCCCACCACTGAGCcaggttctgtttgaggtttctacCTCACTCAGGGGGCAACTGTTAACTTGTTGGGCTTCTGTAAATTAAATAGCATGGCCTTGATGCTCTCTAGATGAAAAGTGTCATCACAAATCAAAATGAACCGATAATTGGCTTTCCATATACTTGTTTTGATTCCTTTTATTTgctctattttgttttttatacttCACTGTTTTGATAATCTATTGTCAGCTACTGTTTACTGTCTTTGGCCAGGGGAATGTCTCAtcttttctggaaaaaaaaaacacacaatgcagAACAAGACTTCGAAAAAATCCCATATTTATTGCAGTGATGGAATTTCCGCTGTCAAAACTTTAcatcctttttcattttatacttAAAACATTTATCATAATTAAAGTATACACAGTGTTCAGTACTACAGAGAACGTACTGGATATCAAAATTGGTATCTGACTTTTGGCTAATGTAGGTTTTCTGACACTTCAAAATGgctatttatttaaaaaatactcctgaagtagtagtagtagtagtactatgaacatgaaaacattaacaacaaatGACACATTCACAAAGACAAACGATGACAGAACAAGATCATGAGAGGAATTCTTCAGATGAGTGCTACAAGAAATTTAAGAAACTTCAGGAGTGAAAATGTACTGATATAcctatacaaactatataaaTGTACATCTGTATGGACTAATTATTATCAAACTTTTAAGGGGAAcatctctctttgtctcatGGTGTGTTTCTGCATCGTCTGGTTTAGTGAagacaaacaacactcactgtCTGCTTTTTCTCCTCATATTAACAGCTATCAAAgaacacacaaaatgcaaatgaatcaATGTTTCCCTGATGATCAAGTGGAGCCCACATATACAGACTGAAATCGACAGTATGTACAGAcactgcatgtgtttgctgcccacacacacactcgctcacacacacacacacacacacacacacacacacacacacacactgatgtaaaCTAATGCTAAAACTGGCAGAATTCGATGTTCCTGCAAAGAGGCAAAGGGAGAAATCTATTGGTCTGGCAGCTGAATACCTGAATGGAAATTCATCATGAGTTGACAGGAGTGAAACAAGAGTGTTAAATGCCGGTGAATTGTCCGTGAGTTCATCGGTTTCAGGTCCTGAAGTGGTACATGAATCGTGGAAAATGTCTAGaacagggaggagagaagggtgGAGGGTCTCCCTATGGCCCCCCGCTGTAGGAATAATCTGCCTTGTTGTGCATCACCAGCTTGTTGTCCACGAAGTAGAAGCTGTCAGACTGTGTCTCATAAGGGTGCAGGATCATCTCACGCACTGAcggagaaaagaaacacacagtcctGTCAGATCTAATAGGTTGtattgtgtgtgggtggattTGTCTCTTGtggttaggtgtgtgtgtgtgtgtgtgtgtgtgactgcagtgaCACTCACTGATGTCCTCGGACAGCGCGGGGAACTCGTAGATGTGCTCGCACGTGTTCTTGCTGCTGGGCATGCAGAAGCCGAACTCGAAATCAAAGCTCTTGAGCAGCTGATCACGGAAGTAGTGTCTCTCAATCATGCGGAAGTTGTTGATGGGTGTGTCTCCCACCGTGAACTCCACTCTGcagagacaaggagagaaagTTCATTTACCACACTggaagcaaatgaaaaaaaacccattaaagATTAACCGGTTTATTTCAGTTTAAGCCTCATTTTGTAGCTTTGGAATCACTTTTTTATGACCAGCTGTTTGTGacagctgttttgcttgtgttcaCACGATTATGGCATTTaacagttgtttatttgttcgactgaaaagctgagagaggctgtcagtctgTGGTTGTGTGCAGGCGCGATATCTTTGGTTGGATAGTTTCAAAATCGAGCTGCTCTGGTTTGCTGGTTTCTCCGGTGTTACAGAGTCTGCCTTTCAGTCTAACCATCTAGATGAGTCGGTTGTTGGGTTGGATAGAAATCAGTCACAGAGTAGGAGTCTGATGACAAACACCACTCAGGAGGCTCCTGACTCAGCAGGTGGGCTTGGCCGCTCTTGTGTGTTCACACTTATCATCATCAGCCTGCCGTCCTACGCCGAAGCCAACACACCTCATACTTCCCGTATGCATCTTATGTCTGTGCAGCAGGGCTGAACCTGACATttttcaagtcaagtcaagtcaatttatttatagagcacatttaaatacaacaaacacTGAGCAAAGTGGTTTACAGGGACAGTAAGTTATGGGATTATCGGATGATGATTACAAACAAAGCCAAAACTAAATTCACAGGGAAGAcccaataaaacacaaacatagaTACGAGGATATATAAGAAAGAATTGATAAAAGCAAAGAATATTTGATAATAGaatgcaaagaaataaaagccAGAGAGTGGTCAGGCATGTCTTCAGGATAACAATGAAGAGGCTAAAGAAAAGAGACACCTCTTTAGACGGGTTTTAAAGATGTCACTAAGATCTAACTGTGAGTGGAAAACTATTATTAATGGCCAATAAGGGAAAACGGTCGGTCACCTTTGATTTTTAACagggtgtgtggaggtgagcAGCTCAGACAGCCTCAAGGACACATGTCCCACTCCCTCACGGTCATTTAGATAGAACAAATACACGCTGAATGTCAACTTACGTGGCTCCAACCTGCCGCAGCTGCAGGAAGGCCGGGGTGAACTGGTATCGGACAAAGCGGCCGGCGTTGGGGTCACAGTGCTTTCTGCCTCCAGCTAAAGAAGTTTAATCATTTAAtagaaataatttaatttgatagAAGGAATTTCCTTATTGTattacacagttttttttaagtgcctgacaggaaaaaataacCATTATTAAATTGTCTAGAGGATAAATGAGTATCTTCTACAGGGTCATGGGGATAAGGAAAATTtaacaaggaaaaaaagataAGTGCCTCACATGTAATCTGTGTCATAATCTTTTAGCTAATTTCTGAGGTTTGGAGCTGACCTGGTGTTGGAGGTTTGGTAATCTCAAACAGGACCGTCCCCGTTTCCATGTCACGGATCTTAAACCTGGTGAAGTCGATCATGTGGACATTTTCTTCTGGAGAACAAAGATaatctgaaagagagagaaaggaccCTTTAGGCTGCGTTCTCATAAAATACTGTTTATTCTCTTTTCATGATATCACTGTGAATAAAGCAAAAcctttcagacagacaaacagcagacagtcagacagcaaACCGTCATTTAATGACAAACTGTCGCCTCTGTAGTTCTCTGCCAGGATACATTACTGTTATCAGCATAAGGAAATAATAAGGAAAATATTAAAGAATatgttcacaaaaaaaacaatcaaaaggaAAGTGTCAGAAATGTTCTCAGGTTTCCATGATTTCACTGCAAACCTAACAGTAaagtgtctctctctgctgccctccTCCATTAGACGACTGAAAAACAATGAGATTAAGTCTGCTACTGCTTCTTTAAATGCAAATCACTTCACAAAACAGCATTTGCTAATTCACTGGTTCGcctgcttcctgtctgcagaAGGAAGACAAATCTGGATTGCTCTCTCACCGTCTCACTATATATTTAATGTAGTTTCTTTTAACAAGAACAGGGTCAGCGAAAATGTCCATATGTAGATATAACACAACGTACTGCAGatcatttgttttatgttgGTGATTCCTGTGGAAAAGCCggttttattcatgtttatctATATCTCTGTTTTTTGCGTTTGACTCGGgccattttatgtttttacctCTTGTTTTATGTCTCTAGTGTAGTTATGGTACATCCTGAGGATTTCATGTAAGTTCATCCGAGAAAATTCCTATTTTAAGACATAACACCACATAACACACAGCTCCTTATTATAATATTGCTGATTAGACAGGTTGCTTCAGTGATGAtatcctttttttgtgtgtcatttttgGTTTTCTCTGATTGAACAGGAGGATTCAGTCATAAGCCCACTGTAAGACAGAAACCCAAGTACCCTTGACAGATTTGGCCatgcaggcagtgtgtgtgtgtgtgtgtgtgtgtgtgtgtgtgtgtgtgtgtgagtgagtgtgtgtgcgtgcatgtgtgtgtgtgtatgtgagcgtgtgtgagacACTCCCCTCCCAATGGGGCAGGATTAGACCTAAGAGGCTTATTGTGTTTTACCATCACATGGACTGgttgagaaacacacacacacacacatgcacacagacacacacacacacctactatCTCATTAGGGTTATTGTAAGGACAGTTATTATTGGCAGTCTATGTTGCATAAGGGTTGAAGGGTCTTTCTAACTGATGACTTCATGCAACACATTCATTAAGACAGTAAGACAGAAACTagaggtctcacacacacacacacacatgtgaagACATGTATGTATTCATTCACATgggtctgcacacacacacacacacacacacacacacacacacacacacacacacacacacactgctgcctccttctcttctgTTTCTGAGGGTTAGAGAGCAGATGGGTCACGCAGGCTTTAGCCACCTGCTTGAAGATATTTATAGACCTTTTCATAAGGTTCAGGACACTATACCTGACACCGTGTCTAAAAATGTTCCTCTTGTGAAACAGGACGGTTTAAAGCGTGCTGTACGATACCATGTACTGCACATGTTGAACACTGATGTAAAACCATGTGAATATCACATAGTTTTCCTAATTAATGAAAACTGAGGTTTGCTCATTTCCGACTACAAACATGACAGCACATCTAGTGTCACTCTTCTTAAATTGTGATGTCTCACAGTTCTGGTCCAATTCAGATAAAATGCGATTGACTAATTATAAGAATTAGATGCATATATATATGGTTTACTGAAGTGAGTCAGGCTGCTTCCTTGGCCATCTGCAAGCATGACTCGCCAAGCCCTCTCAACATTTTTGACCATCAGAACATGTAAGAGTGTGAGAGTGCtctatttaatgtttttgtatttcacaaTGATTCACTATACAGATGGGTCTTTTCAAAAATGTACAGATTTCAGCTTTGAGCCAACAGAAGCCCAAACAGCAGTGTCATGTTTTTTGAGGGTCACTGATGTGAAATACTGCATTAACATCGATTACAAACAGTCTGATACTAAAGGTACCCTCATTAAATGACATGGAGTTCCTCAAAAAATTAAACATCTACAATGATTCAATAGCGCCAGTTGTTAACAATTAACAACCACATCTATTGATCTCGTGTGTAAATAATGTCAATAACTACTGGACACAGAACTGTAGGAGCAGTGAGCGTTGGACTATTTCATTCTGCACtgtatacatacatgcacagagAATGTAGAGTATCCACATGTGGGCTCATCTCTGCGGTGACTAACTGTAAACGTGACAGAAACGTTTCCCAGGTGAACATCACACGACTGGACAAGACGTTTCCATCTaaagctgctttgttttttgttttttttaaaagaagcaaAGTCTCTTTACACTGTGCTGCCTTCCAAACTACAGTAAGGGCGttagagagctgctgtttgatgcaGTGCCCTCTAGTGCCGGTTAATTTGATGTGAGGAGCTTATTCACTCagaggatatatatatatatatatatatatatatatatatgtaagcCTGCTGTTATTCTGAGACTGTATTTCCTCTAAAGCAACAGCAAAGAAACACTTTAACGCACTATTTAGAGGGTACTTGCATACTAGATGGCCCATCTGACATTTCATTGAAAGTCTGTTGGCAAACTACTCTGAATGCATCTTGTCGCGTTGTCACTGAGCAGATTTCTTTGTGGGCAGATGACTGATAAAAGTATTTTGTGAATCAGAGATGGCTACTTGCCaaacctgcagaaaaaaagcCAGATGGAACATTTCATCTGATAGTGCAGCCAGTGAAGGCACCGAGTCAGTGTAAGTATTCACACATAACCATGTCGCTCCCAAAGCCTTTTGTATGGAGCCCCTTAGGGaacatggggggaaaaaaatcaatgtgtgaaaaaaaaaacataaaaatgggCACTCAGGGGCTCTGTATACTTCCATTTTGAAATTGCCCTGTATTTTATTTTCGTGCACACCCTCCTGTAATGCATCTGTTTGCCAGATGgcaaacacaccactgcatgTCATTCCAAGCATGTTGACATGGAAAACCTTGTGAGGGAGCGGAAAAGTTTCTCTGGAGAGCGAAAAGGCATTAATCTTTCTTTTCACCAATCAATTTATTGTCCATCTATGTTATTTTTCATCCCCAAGCCTCCTGGGTGGGGCTCTTGTTTTCCATATAAAACAAGAGCTTGGTACCATCACTATACTAAACTGCAGAATACACCATGATTTTGTAGCCTCTGCACACGGAGCAGCTTGACGGATGGTGACTGACTGTACTGTCTTTCTTAGAAGTTGTAATAAATATCTGCCCTTTGCAGATGCTCATTGTTTAGTGACAACAAAATGAGCTGTGAGATGTGAGACGCACTCTAAATGATGAGAGTCACTTTCAGTTTGTGAGAAACACAGAGGGGATAGAGGAACAGAGAAATATGGAGAAACTTACAGAGACAGGGGACACAGAGAAGGAAGATTTGAgggaaaatgtgcaaaatgtgatGACTAGTGAATGTGATGAATGTAGCCTCTTTTACAGGCTGCAGTTTgtcacagtcttttttttaaatgatgaaccATATGGCCTTGTTTCACAGTAATACCAGATGTCTGGATCTGCATTTGGGAATAATATATCACACGCTTCTTATTTTGGGCAAAACATTCCTATTTGTCAAAGTGTAGCTAGAATTCTAATTTCAGAAAACATACAGCGAGGACAAATCCTCGGGCCAAGTGATCATTGTTCATTTACAAATGGTCTGTGAGTAATTACATTCTTATGTTTATTAATGTAAGTATACAGAGAAAtgttagacagagagagaatagtTAGATAAatagccaggctagctgtccCTGGTCTATTAAGATAACTGGTTGTCAGCTCCTGcatcatcttatcttatcttatcttaacttaacttaacttaacttaacttaacttaacttaacttaacttagcttagcttagcttagcttagcttagcttatcatctaactcacagcaagaaagtgaaaatgtgtatTTCCCAAACCGTCAAACAATTCTTTTAAGAATTTGCTCTGGCTTTGACACAGATAGTTCTGTGCGTCTATAAAACCAAACTATCAAAATTACACTTACTATTATTGTTTTAAACCTTTAGCTTCATGCAAAAAAACTGTTATTCAGTTAAAAAATGagttaaaaatgaattactctgagttaaaaatgaattactCTCTACTGCATGAATCACCTTGTCTTGAAACTATGAAGGTAAAATGTTCAGACCTCAGTTATTGTTTTCCCACTttctttcactcactcacacacacacacacacacacacacacacaaagtgctcCACTTCACTTCCTTCAACACTGTCACCTAGCAACGCTCCTTCTGATAGTGTGCCAGCTCGATTAGcttgtctttttccttttcctcaaCCACCTGGCTGCTCCGCAAcaaggaggagcagcagtgaaTCAAAGGAGTGTATCTCAGGTTAGGCATCAGTGGTATGCAAACGAAATGTTCCACGTCTGATGGAGGTGAACCCGAAGCCACCTCCTGTAGACTCAGGGCCTACTTTCACCTGACTTCTCAACCTTGAAGCACAGGAGGAATCTGGATCTGCAGATTTGATGCAGAATATTAAGAGGGTGTCAACAGTGACTTCAATTACAATATGACATGGTAGATTACAATATACTTTATTGTCCCTGAGGGGAAACATTTCATCTCAGCTCAGCTAATCTGCCATAATTACAATTCGCACATTAAATATGAGGAATGTCTTACTACCCTTGGAGGAGGAATGTAAAATTCAGCATTTATGTTTCACATCGTATCGTAGTTTCCTGCTTTTAGCTGTATAAAGGATTTTACTCTTTCTAATCGATCTCACGTATGCTCACACACTTTTGTCACAGACCCAAAGACCAACAGCAGATTCTtagaaaatgtcttaattttCATGCTGATGAAATACAAATTCAATACAGTCCTGAAAACATCCCCTCGACAGCAGCCCCTCTGAGGAGAGTAAAATTAGCAGCAAGTCTTGAGTCATGCTGTGTTGCCGTGTTTAGATATACAGAGCCCGTCTGACACCAAAGTGGCATTCATAAAGAGCAACCGAGCCACCATTTATAGCTCCTTAATCCCCAAGATTAGCCCGGAGTTACAGACTTTCAGCCACAGGGATTGACTTCACATGCCTTATTCTCCCCATTTGACACCGTGGTCAAATGAATTCTGTGTTGAATTAATCCCAGAACATGAGGAAGAACAATGCAGACATGTTTACTTATCTTCACGGTAAAATAATCCACAGCCAAAGGCAGACACTGACATTAGCATAACACCTTGATGTTCACATCATGATATACAGTGCACCTGTGTATGGCAGGCTGTTTCATGTCTCTCATTTAACAGCACCTGTAGGCAAACTGGCAAACGCTGAGGTTCACAGAGAGGTTGCATTCTGAGCAGCTGAATGCAGATGAGATTTTCCTCTTATCTTTATCCGGCCTGCATCACCAAGTGGAAAATATTAACATTCTTCTCTGAGATGGTTTTATGACTCCAGATATTGTGATCTAAGCTCTTTGGCTGACAATAACTTGGAAGCACAAAACCgttcacagacaaacaaaaacatgacagacaTAATGCGACACTTGGTTTCCAGCTCATTTAgtttcttgccgagagttacAGTAATGctagatgagaggattgacacCTCTCTTATGTCTGTATGCCAGATATGAAGCTATAGCCAAGAaacggttagcttagcttagcataaatactggaaacaaagggaaactgctagcctggaTCTATCCGAAGGTAACAAAATTAATCTATTGGCACTTCTATAGCTTGTTGATAATTAAATTAACTCTAACatctttcccccccccacactcactcactcacacacacacacacacacacacacacacacacacacacacacacactaattatTTGTCTATCTTGCCTCCTTCAGCTCTTCCCCTCATCAAGAGAAAAAGCCCAGAATACAGTGACACTTTGTACTCAGGATGCTTTCAGAAAGAAGTGGATAAAAGGGTTTCATTCAAACTAGGATCATGCAACAGGGAATGTGatggttttttaaaaagtgctgatGTGTTTAGGTTAACATCTTACCTATAAAGTTATTCAGTTATTCTGAAGGAAGAAAATACGGATCATTCAATGAATGCTGCATAttcagtaaaacacagtaaactGGTGTACTACCTGTGgatgaaatgtcttttttattggaattacatgcaaaaacaccatgcaaataaatgttaatgtgtgaTTCAATCTATTATTGCTTGTCCAAGTGAGCTTCCACTTGCAAACTATCAACAGCAAATCAGTTGCAAATGCAGCAAAATTTCACCTGCTTTGATTTCTCCATTTGAGCCAGGAAAGATCATTTCATGAGAACAAAGGTCCGTTGTATAAGTCGATTGGGTATATAATTTTCCCAGTAGGATTAATACATGTATAGATTAAATTTAGAAAACTGAACGATAAGCAAGGGCTTTCAGCTCtacagcaaaacagcaaaaaatagAGGCCGAGGTTGGCTGCATTCTGTTCGGGATCATCCCTGTTTAATCTGATTTGGATCTTTCAGAAACTTCATCCTATCAGGAGAAACTAAACTACCACGGTCATACGTGACATTTTTTCTACACAATGTCCTAAAGGCAGCACAAATGAATGTTTCTCAGTAATAGCCTAGTGGCTCCCAACCTGGGGGTCAGGACCCACCCAAGGGATCATACAATGAATGTAGGGAGATCTGAGAGTATTACCAGAAAGCAGTAAAACATACTCATGCTTTTTACATGTTCCTTTAatcattattgttttgttatcaATGAAAATATAAGTGTACCTAAATATCCCTCATataaaacaggaagcaaaaCAAATAACTCTTTAGGTGATTTGATCATAACTCACAGACATATGGAACAAGTAAAGATGGCTGATAAGTAGCCAATGCTTTCTTTTAAGGgctcacaagccaaaaaggttgcGGACCTCTGCCTAAGACACTGCAACCATGTTCAGCTTGGATCATAAGCATGTACTTATAGAAAGCCTGTTGGCTGACATACTGtgcaaaacaatgaaaatccACTTGTGCTATGAAAGAAGTGTACCATCAGTAATCTGGCACGTAGTATCAAAAACCACAAGGGCACGTGACTGCAATCACTGAGGAATTGGTGTTGATTGATAGCCCCGATCAAACTCTGACATACTGCACCTGCAACATGATAAAATTGGCAATATTGAGTTAATGTGATCCTCAGTCTGGCGACAAGTGTCTGATTTAAAACGTAAGACCAAGCACAAGCATGAGATTGTGTTAATTACTGATGTGGCTGCAACAAGCCATCTCTCTCCATGTCAAATCACTTTCAAAGAGTAACCTTGTGACAGCTGTGCATGGGAGATTAAGAACCGGCAGCACCAATCAATTTTAATTAAAGCTGTATCCATTGTGTTGGCAGACATCACAGAGTGGAAATCCCACCCGACACAGATAAAACACTGCTCTGTGTCCCAGACTTATTAAGGCAAAATAATTGATCACCCATTAGTGTAAAAGGAACCGGACGGTTCTGAGTAAATCATCTGGATGAGGTGAGATTACACACCAACGCTGATCCCTCGAGTCAAAAATACCTGCAGTACAAGAAAGGGTTTAATGTATTA
The Pempheris klunzingeri isolate RE-2024b chromosome 4, fPemKlu1.hap1, whole genome shotgun sequence genome window above contains:
- the unc119a1 gene encoding protein unc-119 homolog A, with translation MKVQQGCNSSDMGIPVTTEEELRRNTVITPEDVLGLQKITKNYLCSPEENVHMIDFTRFKIRDMETGTVLFEITKPPTPAGGRKHCDPNAGRFVRYQFTPAFLQLRQVGATVEFTVGDTPINNFRMIERHYFRDQLLKSFDFEFGFCMPSSKNTCEHIYEFPALSEDIMREMILHPYETQSDSFYFVDNKLVMHNKADYSYSGGP